One genomic region from Zetaproteobacteria bacterium encodes:
- the folK gene encoding 2-amino-4-hydroxy-6-hydroxymethyldihydropteridine diphosphokinase, producing MGSNIEPERHLVAAARALRRLAPTVRFSRVYRTAAVGMGEDAADFLNACALLVTGEDADRLSCRLKGIEQAHGRDRSGGSWRPRTLDLDLMLFDDRWLEDVMAHPHCFVPAGELVRLPAPPPARHAAITPVELIL from the coding sequence ATGGGCTCGAACATCGAACCGGAACGCCATCTGGTTGCCGCTGCCCGTGCGTTGCGCCGCCTTGCGCCGACGGTGCGCTTCTCCCGGGTCTACCGCACCGCCGCCGTCGGCATGGGGGAGGATGCGGCCGATTTTCTCAACGCCTGCGCACTGCTGGTCACCGGGGAGGATGCCGACCGGCTCTCCTGTCGGCTCAAGGGGATCGAGCAGGCGCACGGGCGGGACCGGAGCGGTGGTTCCTGGCGGCCGCGCACCCTCGATCTCGATCTGATGCTGTTCGACGACCGCTGGCTGGAGGATGTGATGGCCCATCCCCACTGTTTCGTGCCGGCTGGTGAGCTGGTTCGGCTGCCTGCGCCGCCGCCGGCGCGGCACGCCGCCATTACGCCGGTGGAGTTGATCCTGTAG
- the folB gene encoding dihydroneopterin aldolase yields MIEGLEVRTVIGIYDWEREIRQTVRLDLEMAWDISRAAASDDIADALDYKAVAKRLIAFIEGSSYGLIEALAEACAAIVLREFSVPWLRLKLSKPGAVRGSENVAVVIERSA; encoded by the coding sequence GTGATCGAAGGGTTGGAGGTGCGCACGGTGATCGGCATCTACGACTGGGAGCGCGAGATCCGGCAGACGGTGCGGCTCGATCTGGAGATGGCCTGGGACATCTCGCGGGCGGCGGCCAGCGACGACATCGCCGACGCGCTCGACTACAAGGCGGTGGCCAAGCGTCTGATCGCCTTCATCGAGGGCTCCTCCTATGGGCTGATCGAAGCGCTGGCCGAGGCGTGCGCCGCCATCGTGCTGCGCGAGTTCTCCGTGCCCTGGCTGCGGTTGAAGCTCTCCAAGCCGGGCGCGGTGCGCGGATCGGAGAACGTGGCGGTGGTGATCGAGCGCTCGGCGTGA
- the rlmB gene encoding 23S rRNA (guanosine(2251)-2'-O)-methyltransferase RlmB: MAEQVVVGIHPVLHALRGGSVERLLVVEGRLSRRLVACVDQARAAGVPVERVARGRLEQLACGARHQGVAAVVVGPVAPSDLAGWLQQSGTAPALVLLLDGVTDPHNLGACLRSAEALGCDAVVLPRDHAADPASPAVQKAACGALAHLTLIRVTNLRRALDRLREAGFWITGLAGEADRMLEEIDLRGRTALVLGSEGEGLRRLVREGCDHLAAIPMAGHVESLNVSVACGIALYEAARQRRG; the protein is encoded by the coding sequence ATGGCTGAGCAGGTGGTGGTGGGGATCCATCCGGTGCTCCACGCTCTGCGCGGCGGATCGGTGGAACGGTTGCTGGTGGTCGAGGGGCGCCTCTCCCGTCGGCTGGTTGCCTGCGTCGATCAGGCGCGGGCCGCCGGGGTGCCGGTTGAACGGGTGGCGCGCGGTCGGCTGGAGCAGCTTGCCTGCGGGGCACGCCATCAGGGGGTGGCCGCGGTGGTGGTCGGGCCGGTGGCGCCATCCGATCTCGCCGGCTGGCTGCAGCAGTCCGGAACGGCGCCGGCGCTGGTGCTGCTGCTCGACGGGGTGACCGACCCGCACAACCTCGGGGCCTGCCTGCGTTCGGCCGAGGCGCTGGGCTGTGACGCGGTGGTGTTGCCGCGCGATCATGCGGCCGATCCCGCCTCCCCGGCGGTACAGAAGGCGGCCTGCGGCGCGCTGGCCCATCTCACCCTGATCCGGGTGACCAACCTCCGGCGGGCTCTGGACCGGCTCAGGGAGGCCGGCTTCTGGATCACCGGCCTGGCCGGCGAGGCCGATCGCATGCTGGAGGAGATCGACCTGCGCGGCCGGACGGCGCTGGTGCTCGGCTCGGAGGGGGAGGGGTTGCGCCGGCTGGTGCGCGAGGGGTGCGACCACCTCGCCGCCATCCCGATGGCCGGCCATGTCGAGTCGCTCAATGTGTCGGTCGCCTGCGGCATCGCCCTCTACGAGGCGGCCCGGCAACGGAGGGGTTGA